In Homo sapiens chromosome 11, GRCh38.p14 Primary Assembly, one DNA window encodes the following:
- the OR9G1 gene encoding olfactory receptor 9G1, producing the protein MQRSNHTVTEFILLGFTTDPGMQLGLFVVFLGVYSLTVVGNSTLIVLICNDSCLHTPMYFFTGNLSFLDLWYSSVYTPKILVTCISEDKSISFAGCLCQFFFSAGLAYSECYLLAAVAYDRYVAISKPLLYAQAMSIKLCALLVAVSYCGGFINSSIITKKTFSFNFCRENIIDDFFCDLLPLVELACGEKGGYKIMMYFLLASNVICPAVLILASYLFIITSVLRISSSKGYLKAFSTCSSHLTSVTLYYGSILYIYALPRSSYSFDMDKIVSTFYTVVFPMLNLMIYSLRNKDVKEALKKLLP; encoded by the coding sequence ATGCAGAGGAGCAATCATACAGTGACTGAGTTTATACTGCTGGGCTTCACCACAGACCCAGGAATGCAGCTGGGCCTCTTCGTGGTGTTCCTGGGCGTGTACTCTCTCACTGTGGTAGGAAATAGCACCCTCATCGTGTTGATCTGTAATGACTCCTGCCTCCACACACCCATGTATTTTTTCACTGGAAATCTGTCGTTTCTGGATCTCTGGTATTCTTCTGTCTACACCCCAAAGATCCTAGTGACCTGCATCTCTGAAGACAAAAGCATCTCCTTTGCTGGCTGCCTGTGTCAGTTCTTCTTCTCTGCAGGGCTGGCCTATAGTGAGTGCTACCTGCTGGCTGCCGTGGCTTATGACCGCTACGTGGCCATCTCCAAGCCCCTGCTTTATGCCCAGGCCATGTCCATAAAGCTGTGTGCATTGCTGGTAGCAGTCTCATATTGTGGTGGCTTTATTAACTCTTCAATCATCACCAAGAAAACGTTTTCCTTTAACTTCTGCCGTGAAAACATCATTGATGACTTTTTCTGTGATTTGCTTCCCTTGGTGGAGCTGGCCTGTGGCGAGAAGGGCGGCTATAAAATTATGATGTACTTCCTGCTGGCCTCCAATGTCATCTGCCCCGCAGTGCTCATCCTGGCCTCCTACCTCTTTATCATCACCAGTGTCTTGAGGATCTCCTCCTCCAAGGGCTACCTCAAAGCCTTCTCCACATGCTCCTCCCACCTGACCTCTGTCACTTTATACTATGGCTCCATTCTCTACATCTACGCTCTCCCCAGATCTAGCTATTCTTTTGATATGGACAAAATAGTTTCTACATTTTACACTGTGGTATTCCCCATGTTGAATCTCATGATCTACAGCCTAAGGAATAAGGATGTGAAAGAGGCTCTGAAAAAACTTCTCCCATAA